From Acidimicrobiales bacterium, one genomic window encodes:
- a CDS encoding MOSC domain-containing protein has protein sequence MPLIESLNVGTARAVGANSGMTGIDKLPTDGPLAVSAPDPARAGGSGLAGDIVFDTVHHGGPDQALYAYAREDLDWWEVEIGAPLRAGTFGENLTTSGLDLTGALIGECWRIGDDVRVQVTKPRIPCANFAVWMAEKGWLKTFTRRARPGAYLRILAPGAVRAGSEVVVESRPDHGVTIGRVFRALTLEKELLPGLLEAESYLTAAIRLRAEESRPRGAPAARG, from the coding sequence GTGCCGCTGATCGAGTCGCTGAACGTCGGCACGGCAAGGGCGGTCGGCGCGAACTCGGGGATGACGGGGATCGACAAGCTCCCGACCGACGGCCCGCTCGCCGTCAGCGCGCCCGATCCGGCGCGCGCCGGGGGCAGCGGCCTCGCCGGCGACATCGTCTTCGACACCGTGCACCACGGCGGCCCCGACCAGGCCCTCTACGCCTACGCCCGGGAGGACCTCGACTGGTGGGAGGTCGAGATCGGCGCCCCGCTGCGCGCCGGGACCTTCGGCGAGAACCTCACGACCTCGGGCCTCGACCTCACGGGAGCGCTGATCGGCGAGTGCTGGCGGATCGGCGACGACGTCCGGGTGCAGGTCACGAAGCCCCGCATCCCCTGCGCGAACTTCGCCGTGTGGATGGCCGAGAAGGGGTGGCTGAAGACCTTCACCCGGCGCGCGCGCCCCGGTGCCTACCTGCGGATCCTCGCTCCCGGCGCGGTGCGCGCCGGGAGCGAGGTGGTCGTCGAGTCCCGTCCCGACCACGGTGTCACGATCGGCCGCGTCTTCCGGGCCCTCACCCTCGAGAAGGAGCTGCTCCCGGGGCTCCTCGAGGCGGAGAGCTACCTGACCGCCGCGATCCGCCTGCGCGCCGAGGAGAGCCGCCCCCGCGGGGCGCCCGCCGCCCGGGGCTGA
- a CDS encoding DJ-1/PfpI family protein, with the protein MRAGLVVFDGVEELDAIAPYEVLRLGAKAGGDVSCRLLHPRGGARVRASHGLEFATDGPLEEGLDVVVVPGGGWVGRGATGAWAEAERGDWLEWLAAAQHGGALVASVCTGALLVARAGLAAGRRMATHHLARADLAALGAVVVEERVVDDGDLVSCGGVTSGIDLALWLLERECSAALATAVADEIEYRPERPHPR; encoded by the coding sequence GTGCGCGCCGGCCTCGTCGTCTTCGACGGCGTCGAGGAGCTCGACGCGATCGCCCCCTACGAGGTGCTCCGCCTCGGCGCGAAGGCGGGCGGCGACGTCTCCTGTCGCCTCCTCCACCCGAGGGGCGGGGCGCGGGTACGGGCCTCGCACGGCCTCGAGTTCGCCACCGACGGGCCCCTCGAGGAGGGCCTCGACGTCGTCGTCGTGCCGGGTGGCGGATGGGTCGGCCGGGGGGCGACGGGCGCGTGGGCCGAGGCCGAGCGGGGGGACTGGCTGGAGTGGCTCGCCGCCGCGCAGCACGGCGGCGCACTCGTCGCGAGCGTCTGCACCGGGGCACTCCTCGTCGCGCGCGCCGGTCTCGCGGCGGGAAGGCGGATGGCGACGCACCACCTTGCGCGCGCCGACCTCGCGGCGCTCGGCGCGGTCGTCGTCGAGGAGCGGGTGGTCGACGACGGCGACCTCGTGAGCTGTGGTGGGGTGACGAGCGGCATCGACCTCGCGCTCTGGCTCCTCGAGCGCGAGTGCTCCGCCGCGCTCGCCACGGCGGTCGCCGACGAGATCGAGTACCGGCCGGAGCGGCCGCACCCGCGCTGA
- a CDS encoding threonine aldolase family protein codes for MASAPVDLRSDTKTRPTPAMRAAIAEAAVGDEQAGEDPTTTSLERRAAALLGKEAAVFTPSGTMCNAIAFCLHLRPGDEVVLDRNSHPVRFEVGGPSALAGGLVAPIDTEGGIFDGEALRRAIHPNPDQHSPRSRLVSVEQTTNIGGGRVWPLAVIDEVVAVAREHGLSTHMDGARLLNAVVASGVSAARFAEGFDTVWLDFSKGLGAPIGAALAGSAELVAEARRVKQMLGGSMRQSGIVAAAALYALDHHVERLAEDHEHARLLADGLAKAEGVALDPSLVETNIVVFTVRDAHGFCDRLAGEGVLMGAVDDERVRAVTHLDVDRAGVERAVSAVSALGWR; via the coding sequence ATGGCGAGTGCCCCGGTCGACCTACGCAGCGACACCAAGACCCGCCCGACGCCGGCGATGCGCGCCGCCATCGCCGAAGCCGCCGTCGGTGACGAGCAGGCTGGTGAGGACCCGACCACAACCTCGCTCGAGCGCCGGGCAGCGGCGCTGCTCGGCAAGGAGGCGGCGGTCTTCACGCCGTCGGGGACGATGTGCAACGCGATCGCCTTCTGCCTCCACCTCCGCCCCGGCGACGAGGTGGTGCTCGACCGCAACTCCCACCCGGTCCGCTTCGAGGTCGGCGGGCCCTCCGCCCTCGCCGGCGGCCTGGTGGCGCCGATCGACACCGAAGGGGGGATCTTCGACGGCGAGGCGCTCCGGCGGGCGATCCACCCCAACCCGGACCAGCACTCGCCGCGCTCGCGCCTCGTTTCGGTCGAGCAGACGACGAACATCGGCGGCGGGAGGGTCTGGCCGCTCGCGGTCATCGACGAGGTGGTCGCGGTGGCCCGGGAGCACGGCCTCTCGACGCACATGGACGGGGCGCGGCTGCTCAACGCCGTCGTCGCCAGCGGGGTGAGCGCGGCGCGCTTCGCCGAGGGCTTCGACACCGTGTGGCTCGACTTCTCGAAGGGCCTCGGGGCGCCGATCGGCGCGGCGCTCGCCGGCTCGGCCGAGCTCGTCGCCGAGGCCCGGCGGGTGAAGCAGATGCTCGGGGGCTCGATGCGCCAGTCGGGCATCGTCGCGGCCGCCGCGCTCTACGCCCTCGATCACCACGTCGAGCGCCTCGCGGAGGACCACGAGCACGCCCGCCTGCTCGCCGATGGCCTGGCCAAGGCGGAGGGGGTCGCCCTGGACCCCTCGCTCGTCGAGACGAATATCGTGGTCTTCACGGTGCGTGACGCCCACGGCTTCTGCGACCGGCTGGCGGGCGAGGGCGTGCTGATGGGCGCCGTCGACGACGAACGCGTGCGAGCCGTGACGCACCTCGACGTCGACCGCGCCGGGGTGGAGCGGGCGGTCTCGGCGGTCTCCGCGCTCGGCTGGCGCTGA